Proteins from a genomic interval of Undibacterium parvum:
- a CDS encoding aspartate aminotransferase family protein: protein MNLEKPASMNAFWMPFTANRDFKENPRLLVSAEGMYYRDVDGNQVLDGTAGLWCVPCGHAQPKIVSAVREMVGQLDFAPTFQMGHPAAFDLAEKLMDYTNHRFGQVFYTNSGSEAVDTALKMALAYHKARGEGSRTRLIGRERGYHGVGFGGMSVGGIGGNRKNFGPLLGGVDHLPHTHNLEKNAFTRGEPEHGMNLADELERIVALHDASTIAAVIVEPVAGSTGVLIPPKGYLKRLRELCTKHGILLIFDEVITGFGRLTTPFACDYFDVEPDMMTTAKGLTNGVIPMGAVFSKQFIYDTFMSGPTGIELFHGYTYSGHPIACAAALATLEVFQEQKILAHAASMQSYWEDAVHSLKGLPHVIDIRSIGMIAGIELASIPGKPGARAFSAFKQAFADGILIRTTGDIIAMSPPLVIEKKHIDELFGKLRTVLKNLA from the coding sequence ATGAACCTAGAAAAACCTGCATCCATGAACGCATTCTGGATGCCATTTACCGCCAACCGCGACTTCAAGGAAAATCCTCGCTTGCTGGTCTCTGCCGAAGGCATGTATTACCGCGATGTTGATGGAAATCAGGTGCTCGATGGTACGGCTGGTTTATGGTGTGTGCCTTGCGGCCACGCCCAGCCTAAGATAGTCAGCGCGGTGCGCGAGATGGTCGGGCAGCTCGATTTTGCGCCGACCTTCCAAATGGGACATCCTGCTGCCTTTGATCTGGCAGAAAAATTGATGGACTACACCAATCATCGCTTCGGCCAGGTGTTTTACACCAACTCAGGCTCGGAAGCAGTTGATACGGCTTTAAAAATGGCGCTGGCCTATCACAAGGCACGCGGTGAAGGTTCACGCACCCGTCTGATCGGTCGCGAACGTGGCTATCATGGCGTGGGCTTTGGTGGTATGTCGGTAGGTGGTATCGGTGGCAATCGTAAGAACTTCGGGCCCTTGCTGGGAGGTGTAGATCATTTGCCACACACGCATAATCTAGAGAAAAATGCGTTTACCCGTGGTGAGCCCGAGCATGGGATGAATCTGGCTGATGAATTAGAACGTATCGTGGCGCTGCACGATGCCTCCACCATCGCGGCCGTTATCGTCGAGCCAGTGGCTGGTTCTACTGGCGTGTTGATACCGCCTAAAGGTTATCTGAAGCGTTTGCGCGAACTGTGTACCAAGCACGGCATCTTGCTGATTTTTGATGAAGTGATTACCGGTTTCGGCCGTCTGACCACTCCATTTGCTTGCGACTATTTTGATGTGGAACCGGACATGATGACCACCGCCAAGGGCTTGACCAATGGCGTAATCCCTATGGGCGCGGTATTTAGCAAGCAATTTATTTACGATACTTTCATGTCCGGGCCGACTGGCATAGAGCTGTTCCATGGCTACACTTACTCTGGTCATCCTATCGCTTGCGCGGCGGCCTTGGCGACTCTGGAAGTATTCCAGGAGCAGAAAATACTAGCACACGCTGCCAGCATGCAGAGTTATTGGGAAGATGCCGTGCATTCGCTCAAAGGTTTACCGCACGTAATTGATATACGCAGCATAGGTATGATTGCTGGCATAGAGCTGGCCAGCATCCCCGGCAAACCCGGTGCGCGCGCCTTTAGCGCCTTCAAACAAGCCTTTGCCGACGGCATCCTGATACGCACCACGGGCGATATTATCGCCATGTCACCACCGCTGGTGATAGAGAAAAAACATATAGACGAGTTGTTTGGCAAGCTGCGCACCGTCTTAAAAAACCTCGCCTAA
- a CDS encoding aminotransferase-like domain-containing protein, whose product MSSLQNTAPSSSAALPQTNELAWPCLALKRAKDTSLVEQIVVIISQMIAQRLLPIGNKMPSVRQFAKCNGISTFTVVEAYDRLVSSGLLASRRGSGYFVARAEVAASQSALVFQATPTAIDTLTPDLYTGVSGALPVGAGWLPPDWYGETTILEAVRHAMKIPANRLRGYGHPLGFPSLRQHMAASLSDTLYAVEPDQILLTHGATHAFDLILRTLTQAGDTVFVEDPSYSNLLTLIRYHGCIPVGIPRNEAGLDMEFLAQQLALRPPKLMIVNTVLQNPLGTSLSLAQSHRLLALAEQYDFWLVEDDIYRELALRGEASLAAMDGLRRVIRVGSFSKTLSPVFRVGSISASNALLPELARVKMLAGLTTSEINERAVYHAISARHYRHMLERLLVQLAAGRERLIEKLAEVGMAPIAKPRGGMFVSAGWAGPQSENWNGKQVADLALKAGILLSPNEFFMLSKPGSVWFRFNVAYADTPMLYKFLQGVRPR is encoded by the coding sequence ATGAGCAGCCTGCAAAACACCGCCCCCTCGTCCTCGGCCGCATTACCGCAGACCAATGAGCTAGCATGGCCTTGCCTGGCGCTTAAGCGTGCCAAGGATACTAGTTTGGTAGAGCAAATTGTTGTGATTATTAGCCAAATGATCGCGCAACGTCTGCTGCCAATAGGCAATAAAATGCCTTCCGTCAGGCAGTTTGCCAAGTGTAATGGCATCAGCACCTTCACAGTTGTTGAGGCTTACGATAGGCTGGTAAGCTCAGGTTTACTGGCATCGCGACGCGGTTCTGGCTACTTTGTGGCACGCGCTGAAGTGGCGGCGAGCCAGTCTGCACTGGTATTTCAGGCCACCCCAACCGCGATCGATACCCTCACGCCCGACCTCTACACTGGCGTGTCCGGCGCCTTGCCGGTTGGTGCTGGCTGGCTCCCGCCCGACTGGTACGGCGAGACCACCATTCTAGAGGCGGTGCGGCACGCCATGAAAATACCGGCCAATCGGCTACGTGGTTACGGTCATCCCTTGGGTTTTCCTAGTTTGCGCCAGCATATGGCCGCCAGTCTAAGCGACACTTTGTATGCGGTCGAGCCGGATCAAATCTTACTCACGCACGGCGCTACCCATGCCTTTGATCTGATCTTACGCACGCTGACCCAAGCGGGCGACACGGTGTTCGTGGAAGACCCCAGCTACAGTAATTTATTAACGCTGATACGCTATCACGGCTGCATACCGGTCGGCATACCGCGCAACGAAGCGGGCTTGGACATGGAGTTTCTAGCGCAGCAACTTGCGCTGCGACCGCCCAAGCTAATGATAGTCAATACCGTGTTGCAAAATCCGTTGGGTACCTCGCTCAGTTTGGCACAGTCACATCGCTTGCTGGCCTTGGCCGAACAATACGATTTTTGGTTGGTGGAAGATGATATTTACCGCGAACTAGCACTGCGCGGCGAAGCCTCACTGGCTGCCATGGATGGGCTGCGCCGGGTGATACGGGTAGGTAGCTTCTCCAAGACCTTGTCGCCGGTGTTTAGAGTGGGATCTATCTCGGCCAGTAACGCACTTTTGCCGGAACTGGCGCGTGTCAAGATGTTGGCCGGCCTGACCACTTCGGAGATCAATGAACGCGCCGTGTATCACGCCATTTCGGCGCGCCACTACCGTCATATGCTAGAGCGACTACTGGTGCAATTGGCGGCCGGACGCGAGAGGTTGATAGAGAAACTGGCAGAAGTGGGGATGGCACCGATCGCCAAGCCACGCGGTGGCATGTTTGTCAGCGCCGGCTGGGCAGGACCTCAGAGCGAGAACTGGAACGGCAAACAAGTGGCCGATCTGGCCCTGAAAGCGGGCATCCTGCTCTCGCCGAATGAGTTCTTTATGCTCAGTAAGCCAGGCAGCGTCTGGTTCCGCTTCAACGTCGCCTACGCCGATACCCCTATGCTGTATAAATTTTTGCAAGGTGTCAGGCCGCGCTAG
- a CDS encoding CoA-acylating methylmalonate-semialdehyde dehydrogenase, with the protein MITDLNTIPHFINGELVQTASERHADVYNPALGVPVSRVVLGTADDVNTAVAAAAAAFPSWSATPPLTRARVLFKYLQLCQQHTDEFAAMITREHGKTFADAQGEVARGIEMVEFAVGIPQLLKGEFTDQIARGIDAWSMRQSLGVVAGITPFNFPVMVPMWMFPVAIACGNTFILKPSERDPSASLLHAKLLTEAGLPKGVFNVIQGDKVTVDALLDHPEVQAISFVGSTPIAEYIYARGCAKGKRVQALGGAKNHMVVMPDADMEMTVDALIGAAYGSAGERCMAISVVVAVGDAGDKLMGALAERTAALKIRDGMAPEAEMGPVVSIQAKQRIEKLIGEGVEQGATLVVDGRNCVVASRENGFFVGGTLFDHVTAEMSIYQEEIFGPVLCVMRAPDVATAVKLINSNEYGNGVAIYTRDGGVAREFVRQIQVGMVGVNVPLPVPMAFNSFGGWKRSMFGDHHAYGPEGVRFYTRHKAVMQRWPNTASAGVEFAFPQMK; encoded by the coding sequence ATGATTACAGATTTGAACACTATTCCCCATTTCATTAACGGTGAGTTGGTACAGACCGCCAGTGAGCGCCATGCTGACGTGTATAACCCAGCGCTGGGTGTGCCGGTGTCGCGCGTGGTGCTCGGTACTGCCGACGACGTAAATACTGCCGTCGCCGCCGCCGCAGCCGCCTTTCCATCCTGGTCGGCGACGCCACCTTTGACACGCGCCCGTGTGTTGTTCAAGTATCTGCAATTATGCCAACAGCATACCGATGAGTTTGCTGCCATGATTACGCGTGAACATGGTAAGACTTTTGCCGATGCCCAGGGCGAAGTGGCACGCGGTATAGAAATGGTCGAATTCGCGGTCGGCATTCCGCAATTACTCAAGGGCGAATTTACCGATCAGATCGCACGCGGCATTGATGCCTGGTCTATGCGCCAGTCACTTGGTGTGGTGGCGGGGATTACGCCTTTTAACTTTCCGGTGATGGTGCCGATGTGGATGTTTCCGGTGGCGATCGCCTGCGGTAACACCTTTATCCTGAAACCGTCCGAGCGCGATCCTTCGGCATCCTTGTTGCACGCAAAACTATTGACAGAAGCGGGCTTGCCTAAGGGCGTATTCAACGTGATACAGGGCGATAAAGTCACGGTTGACGCCTTGCTCGATCATCCGGAAGTGCAAGCCATCAGCTTCGTCGGCTCGACTCCGATCGCCGAATACATCTATGCACGCGGCTGTGCCAAGGGCAAACGGGTACAAGCTTTAGGTGGTGCCAAAAACCACATGGTAGTGATGCCGGACGCTGATATGGAGATGACAGTAGACGCGCTGATCGGTGCCGCTTATGGTTCTGCTGGTGAGCGCTGCATGGCGATCTCGGTGGTGGTGGCAGTCGGTGATGCGGGCGATAAACTGATGGGCGCTTTGGCCGAACGTACTGCCGCCTTAAAGATTCGCGATGGTATGGCGCCGGAGGCCGAGATGGGCCCGGTGGTATCGATACAGGCCAAGCAGCGCATAGAAAAATTGATAGGCGAAGGGGTGGAGCAGGGCGCCACTTTAGTTGTGGATGGTCGTAATTGTGTGGTGGCAAGTCGTGAAAATGGCTTCTTTGTCGGTGGCACCTTGTTTGATCATGTGACAGCTGAGATGAGTATCTACCAAGAAGAAATTTTCGGACCGGTATTGTGTGTGATGCGTGCGCCTGATGTCGCCACCGCAGTTAAATTGATCAACTCGAATGAATACGGCAATGGCGTCGCCATCTACACCCGCGACGGTGGTGTGGCACGAGAGTTCGTGCGTCAGATTCAGGTCGGCATGGTCGGCGTGAATGTGCCTTTACCAGTGCCTATGGCTTTCAATAGTTTTGGCGGCTGGAAGCGCAGCATGTTTGGTGATCATCATGCCTATGGACCGGAAGGCGTGCGTTTCTATACGCGTCATAAGGCAGTGATGCAGCGTTGGCCAAATACCGCCAGCGCCGGTGTTGAGTTTGCTTTCCCACAAATGAAATAA
- a CDS encoding hotdog fold domain-containing protein, producing the protein MPENTYITPVLKLWNQFSAYPGGKYLFSKFVQYKAPYFKTVNAQVLELKPNYARLTIKKRKAVQNHIGTVHVIAICNLLEMAMGACAEASIPKHLRWIPKGMSVEYTAKAGSDITGIAQINPEQWRAGDLDVVITALDDQGVVVLKGVIKLWISEKKSA; encoded by the coding sequence ATGCCTGAGAATACCTATATCACCCCGGTGCTGAAATTATGGAATCAGTTTTCCGCCTATCCGGGTGGCAAATATCTTTTTTCAAAATTCGTGCAGTACAAAGCCCCGTATTTTAAAACCGTCAATGCGCAGGTCCTTGAGTTAAAACCCAACTACGCCCGCCTGACCATTAAAAAACGCAAGGCAGTGCAAAACCACATCGGTACCGTGCATGTGATCGCGATTTGCAATCTGCTTGAAATGGCGATGGGCGCATGCGCCGAGGCATCCATACCCAAACATTTACGCTGGATCCCCAAGGGCATGAGCGTCGAGTACACCGCCAAGGCTGGCAGTGACATTACCGGTATTGCGCAAATCAATCCGGAGCAATGGCGCGCCGGCGATCTGGACGTGGTGATCACCGCGCTCGATGATCAAGGCGTGGTGGTGCTTAAAGGCGTGATCAAGCTGTGGATTAGCGAAAAGAAATCAGCCTAG
- a CDS encoding cupin domain-containing protein, whose product MSVMQIQKMEFANLAAEEYFLASEKLIQGNPKQTIWQHYTDPSAKFLTGIWQSEIGKWRINYTEEEFCQMLQGVSILTDADGREVTLKAGDNFVIPRGFQGTWEVLELSRKIYVIYEA is encoded by the coding sequence ATGAGCGTCATGCAGATACAAAAAATGGAGTTCGCCAACTTGGCGGCTGAAGAGTATTTTTTAGCCAGCGAGAAACTGATACAGGGTAATCCCAAACAAACCATCTGGCAGCATTACACTGACCCTAGTGCTAAATTTCTCACAGGGATCTGGCAGAGCGAGATCGGTAAGTGGCGCATCAATTACACAGAAGAGGAGTTCTGTCAGATGCTGCAAGGGGTCAGCATACTCACCGATGCCGACGGTCGTGAGGTAACACTTAAGGCTGGCGATAACTTTGTGATCCCGCGTGGCTTTCAAGGAACCTGGGAAGTGCTTGAGCTTAGTCGTAAAATTTATGTCATTTACGAAGCTTAG
- a CDS encoding ABC transporter substrate-binding protein, whose product MPILRLSTLISLLMFSSALLASENGVTDGKIILGQSAVFSGDSAELGIRANLGAMAYFDALNARGGVAGRKVTLLKDDDNFEPSNALENTNQYIENDKVFALFGYVGSSTSTAALALVNKAKLPFFAPLSGAAPLRDASNRYVFNTRASLLDEIRHSLEQLSVMGIKRIAILYQNDAEGKSAMTAVASAAQKLGLELAETASVGRNAIAIGATGVSAKLLAKKPDAVIQLCSYLTSANLIKEMRKAGYLGQFFNTSMVGSSAFAAALGKDGIGVSISQVVPLPWNTRSPIVAEYQKAMQKAGHSVYDFTSLEGYIAAKTFSEIASKVGKDLNRERFIKTAETMGNIDLGGYTINFGPNMHNGSSFVEMVVIGKNGSFLR is encoded by the coding sequence ATGCCAATTCTCCGTCTAAGCACCCTAATCTCTTTGCTGATGTTTTCAAGCGCACTACTTGCATCAGAAAATGGGGTGACCGACGGTAAAATTATCCTTGGCCAGTCTGCCGTGTTTAGCGGTGACTCGGCCGAACTTGGGATACGCGCCAATCTGGGCGCCATGGCCTATTTTGATGCACTAAACGCGCGCGGAGGCGTCGCTGGTCGTAAGGTGACACTGCTCAAGGATGATGATAATTTTGAGCCGTCCAATGCGCTAGAAAACACTAACCAGTATATAGAAAACGATAAGGTGTTTGCCCTATTCGGCTATGTCGGTAGCAGTACCAGCACCGCTGCACTGGCGCTCGTCAACAAGGCAAAATTACCTTTTTTCGCGCCACTTTCGGGCGCGGCGCCGCTACGCGACGCCTCGAATCGCTATGTATTTAATACCCGCGCCAGCTTACTCGATGAAATTCGCCATAGCTTAGAACAGTTGTCAGTCATGGGAATAAAACGCATCGCAATTCTTTATCAAAACGATGCCGAAGGAAAATCGGCGATGACCGCCGTCGCAAGCGCTGCGCAAAAACTAGGTCTGGAACTGGCTGAAACTGCCTCGGTAGGACGTAACGCGATTGCCATCGGCGCAACTGGCGTTAGTGCCAAACTATTAGCCAAAAAACCGGATGCGGTGATTCAACTTTGTAGTTATCTGACCTCAGCGAACCTGATCAAAGAGATGCGCAAGGCCGGCTATCTCGGACAATTTTTCAATACCTCGATGGTAGGCAGTAGTGCATTTGCCGCCGCCTTAGGCAAAGACGGCATCGGCGTCAGTATTTCGCAAGTGGTGCCACTGCCCTGGAATACCCGTAGTCCTATCGTCGCCGAATACCAAAAAGCCATGCAAAAAGCCGGACACAGCGTTTATGACTTCACCAGCCTTGAGGGGTATATCGCAGCCAAAACGTTTTCAGAAATCGCTAGCAAGGTCGGCAAAGACTTGAACCGCGAACGCTTTATCAAGACCGCAGAAACCATGGGCAACATAGATCTGGGCGGTTATACAATTAACTTCGGCCCGAATATGCACAATGGATCAAGTTTTGTCGAGATGGTGGTGATCGGCAAAAACGGCAGCTTTTTGCGCTGA